A single genomic interval of Cellvibrio sp. PSBB023 harbors:
- a CDS encoding DUF4442 domain-containing protein: MNAGLFKSIVNIWPPLFFAGIKLTYLAADYREAKVTLKLRWYNRNYVGVQYGGSLMSMTDPWYMLLLMHNLGSDYFVWDKHAEIDYIAPGKTHVHAHFIITDEILDDIRTKTASGEKYIPEFTVDIVDEQGALVARVKRRVYIKLKPRARTH; encoded by the coding sequence ATGAACGCAGGTCTTTTTAAATCCATTGTTAATATCTGGCCGCCGCTGTTTTTTGCAGGAATCAAACTCACCTACCTCGCTGCTGATTACCGGGAAGCGAAAGTGACATTAAAGTTACGCTGGTACAACCGCAATTATGTGGGGGTGCAATACGGCGGCAGCCTGATGTCCATGACTGACCCTTGGTATATGTTGTTGCTAATGCACAATTTAGGTAGCGATTATTTTGTGTGGGACAAACACGCGGAGATAGATTACATCGCCCCCGGCAAAACCCATGTACACGCCCACTTTATCATCACAGATGAGATTCTTGACGATATTCGCACCAAAACCGCCAGTGGCGAAAAATACATTCCCGAATTCACTGTAGATATTGTTGATGAACAGGGCGCGTTAGTTGCCCGTGTTAAGCGTCGTGTCTATATCAAATTAAAACCGCGTGCGCGCACCCACTAA
- a CDS encoding Gfo/Idh/MocA family oxidoreductase: MLNVALCSYGMSGKVFHAPLISAERGLYLHTVLQRNEPTALADYPQVNIVKDFEEIIVNPDIHLVVVNTPNELHYPMTKAALLAGKHVVVEKPFTLSMDEGNELIALAKRQQKILSVFQNKRLESDHLDTKNIIESGALGRIVEVEWHYDRYRTNITHKKWKEDKLPGSGTWFDLGIHMVDSMLCLFGKPNGVYADMRSLRRAEGATDYFTSIFYYDDLRVILRSSTFVSEKGATVSLHGDKGSFLKFGQDVQEGQLMRGILPGMSDWAQPGEDNYGVLHTRDHTVSNITSLPGQRGCYEQYYKNIVDAISGAAPLVFLPEQSLLGVELLLAGEESAAQQRLIPLG; this comes from the coding sequence ATGCTCAATGTTGCACTCTGTTCTTATGGTATGTCGGGCAAGGTTTTTCATGCACCGCTGATTTCTGCCGAGCGAGGCCTGTACTTGCACACGGTTTTACAGCGCAATGAACCTACCGCACTGGCGGATTACCCGCAGGTAAATATTGTCAAAGATTTTGAAGAAATTATTGTCAATCCGGATATTCACTTGGTGGTGGTAAATACCCCCAATGAATTGCATTACCCCATGACCAAAGCCGCGTTGTTGGCAGGCAAGCATGTGGTGGTCGAAAAACCTTTTACCTTGAGTATGGACGAGGGCAATGAATTAATTGCACTGGCAAAACGCCAGCAAAAAATCCTGTCGGTGTTTCAAAATAAACGCCTTGAAAGCGATCACCTGGACACCAAAAATATCATTGAATCCGGTGCTTTGGGGCGCATTGTCGAAGTGGAATGGCACTATGACCGCTATCGCACCAACATCACCCACAAGAAATGGAAAGAGGACAAATTACCCGGTTCCGGTACTTGGTTTGATTTAGGTATTCACATGGTGGATTCCATGTTGTGTTTATTTGGCAAACCAAACGGTGTTTATGCCGATATGCGCAGCCTGCGTCGCGCAGAAGGCGCTACCGATTACTTCACCAGTATTTTTTATTACGACGATCTGCGTGTGATATTGCGCTCCAGTACCTTTGTCAGTGAAAAAGGCGCAACGGTTTCGCTGCACGGCGACAAAGGGTCATTTTTGAAATTCGGGCAGGATGTGCAAGAAGGGCAGTTAATGCGCGGGATTCTCCCGGGTATGAGCGATTGGGCACAACCCGGTGAAGACAACTATGGTGTGTTACACACTCGCGATCATACCGTCTCCAATATCACCAGCCTGCCCGGTCAACGGGGTTGCTATGAGCAGTACTATAAAAATATTGTCGATGCCATTAGCGGCGCGGCGCCGCTGGTGTTTTTACCAGAGCAATCGCTGTTGGGCGTGGAGCTGCTATTGGCCGGTGAAGAAAGTGCAGCGCAGCAGCGGCTTATTCCCTTGGGTTAA
- a CDS encoding DUF1461 domain-containing protein has translation MKYFFWPLFFACQLIALALISWHLLAQFHFAYPVGYKLLALDQHIADYAPLNRYKRDFELITPSEHWRLFGEISDAVQASGKGLGDIHYALKNGQTTPLMHEAEIIHLQDVANLIDVFYWVGSGCVLLWLGLLAVAYWQQLTAPPTRQVLLGFLMAALIITLVVLLIGPRSVFYWLHVQVFPDGHQWFFYYEESLMTTLMKAPDIFAFITLLLVTLLIALWCLSVYGVIRLLNKSA, from the coding sequence GTGAAATATTTTTTTTGGCCCCTATTTTTTGCCTGCCAGCTAATTGCCCTGGCCTTAATCAGTTGGCATCTATTGGCCCAATTTCATTTCGCCTACCCTGTCGGTTATAAGCTTTTAGCATTGGATCAACACATCGCCGACTATGCGCCGCTCAATCGCTATAAACGGGATTTTGAATTGATAACGCCCAGCGAACACTGGCGCTTGTTTGGGGAAATTAGCGATGCCGTGCAGGCCAGCGGTAAGGGGCTGGGCGATATTCACTACGCACTGAAAAATGGCCAGACAACTCCTTTAATGCATGAGGCTGAAATTATTCACCTGCAAGATGTGGCCAATTTAATTGATGTATTTTACTGGGTAGGTTCTGGCTGCGTGCTGCTATGGTTGGGCTTGTTGGCCGTTGCTTATTGGCAACAACTAACGGCACCGCCAACCAGACAGGTATTGCTCGGTTTTTTAATGGCAGCACTCATTATTACGCTGGTTGTGTTACTGATCGGCCCTAGGTCGGTGTTTTATTGGCTTCACGTACAAGTGTTTCCCGATGGGCATCAATGGTTTTTTTATTACGAAGAATCACTGATGACCACCCTGATGAAAGCACCGGATATTTTTGCCTTTATCACCTTGTTATTGGTGACCTTGCTCATCGCACTCTGGTGCCTCAGTGTTTATGGCGTTATCCGTTTGCTGAACAAAAGTGCATAG
- the dapE gene encoding succinyl-diaminopimelate desuccinylase: protein MTSALSPTLQLATDLIRCRSVTPEDDGCQEMMIKRLEAIGFKTERLRFGEVDNFWSIREGSDGASGPILAFAGHTDVVPTGPEANWNNPPFEPQIIDGMLHGRGAADMKGSLACMVIACENFIAQHPDHKGRIAFLITSDEEGPSINGTVKVVEWLEARNTKMTWCIVGEPSSTKVVGDVIKNGRRGSLGGILKVKGIQGHVAYPHLADNPIHKLAPALAELAAAHWDNGNEFFPATSFQVSNINGGTGATNVIPGEVEVVFNFRFSTELTDQILRERTEAILNKHQLTYELQWVLSGQPFLTPRGDLVNAVVEAIKTETGLDTELSTSGGTSDGRFIAPTGAQVVELGPINATIHKVNECISADDLNKLTAIYERTLKTLLA from the coding sequence ATGACCTCTGCCCTAAGCCCCACACTACAACTCGCTACTGATTTAATCCGCTGCCGCTCGGTTACGCCGGAAGATGATGGCTGTCAGGAGATGATGATCAAACGCCTTGAAGCGATTGGCTTTAAAACCGAGCGTTTACGTTTTGGCGAGGTGGATAATTTTTGGAGTATTCGCGAGGGCAGCGACGGCGCGAGCGGCCCGATTTTGGCCTTTGCCGGTCATACCGATGTTGTCCCCACTGGCCCTGAGGCCAACTGGAACAACCCACCCTTTGAGCCGCAGATTATCGACGGCATGTTGCACGGGCGCGGCGCGGCGGATATGAAAGGCTCACTGGCGTGTATGGTTATCGCCTGCGAAAACTTTATTGCGCAGCACCCCGATCACAAAGGTCGCATTGCATTTTTAATCACCAGTGATGAAGAAGGCCCTTCTATTAACGGCACAGTGAAAGTGGTGGAATGGCTGGAAGCGCGCAACACCAAAATGACCTGGTGCATTGTGGGTGAGCCATCCAGCACCAAGGTGGTGGGTGATGTGATTAAAAATGGCCGCCGCGGTTCACTGGGGGGCATTTTAAAAGTCAAAGGAATCCAGGGGCATGTGGCCTATCCGCACCTGGCGGATAACCCCATCCATAAACTGGCACCGGCACTGGCCGAATTGGCAGCAGCCCACTGGGATAATGGCAACGAATTTTTCCCCGCCACCAGTTTTCAAGTATCCAATATTAACGGCGGTACCGGCGCCACTAACGTGATTCCGGGCGAAGTGGAAGTGGTATTTAATTTCCGTTTCTCCACCGAATTGACCGATCAAATCCTGCGCGAACGCACCGAGGCGATACTGAACAAACATCAATTGACCTATGAACTGCAATGGGTTCTGAGCGGCCAGCCCTTCCTGACACCGCGCGGTGATTTGGTCAATGCTGTTGTTGAGGCCATCAAAACAGAAACCGGTTTGGATACTGAACTCTCCACCTCTGGCGGCACCTCCGACGGTCGCTTCATCGCCCCAACAGGCGCGCAGGTTGTAGAACTGGGGCCAATCAATGCCACTATCCACAAGGTCAACGAATGCATCAGTGCCGATGATTTAAATAAGCTCACCGCAATTTACGAACGCACATTAAAAACATTGCTCGCATAA
- a CDS encoding TonB-dependent receptor, whose product MNSLYINPLFKISLLSLAIASAGAVAQNEVEELVVTGYKGSLQSATNAKRASTSLVDSVFAEDIGKFADSNIAEAINRMPGIQISRNVFGDGTNVSIRGLGTSFTKVTLNNAQIAVASAGSVDSQNQNREIDLDLFPTELFTRFDVQKTPTAGMLEGGAAGVINIRNARPFDNSEQGFHSVVNAQGVYTDINNEISPKLSALGSWTNDTFGVLGGISVFNKKLTTEGFETIGWTNLNTSHRICGTTPGTGQTLATTGGCNPSGGNNWNVAGLIQDANDPNFGYGVVPANAGAGLTAGTIIDQAFLLDQNPGLDITQISEALIPRLGRLAYMDGEQDRVSGLLSFEHRPSDSMQFYLDIIATNQTRDFNRLALAFIGRNGTAIPTNMVLDSNNVVQSATFGGARFLLEARPYTEDLDFYNINPGAHFEFGDVHTLDVQLNSSRSDWKRSQPTVLVNTPIGQVDFVNGEVPKYNSAVNLNDPNAGWTWDGGGRVNISLEERDTETDGIHVDYRFGDADNNIKFGLAQDTIRRAIRGYDNSGRWEDVVCRNGLDADGNSPTTNRAPCNGLNPNSAVPQSELASYLKPGPFGFISVDYDRFFAATDYYTLAKGAPEGGGSATGASTGIVDEDTLGGYLEVNAKTEIANREARINLGGRYIETDQVIEGPVSIAAQPNANPPVEAQRFYSSVSSNYNYFLPSLNVSFDAAEDVVLRFAASKTMTRPNPSAMLPATNFGDPSAQNATQGNPDLQPYLSTNIDIGGEWYTGDEGYVGLTLFGKQMTGFTVNKNTSVPFSQLPVAIGNPNMIPFDSLAPTAQAAIMSRGGPDVAQVIVTQQVNSDGNLEIEGAEVTWVQPLDMILEGFGFNANYTHIHQRGEGNGAPAQAIGVSPETYNFTAYWENYGASIRLTYVWNDEQWASGPNQNGIPFAQLKTDARGQLDLSASYDFEKVAGAPQVSLSITNLTSEPIRQTFHYDSATFSYYDPGMFVTLGVRASF is encoded by the coding sequence ATGAACTCTCTATATATCAATCCGCTTTTTAAGATCAGTTTACTCAGCCTTGCGATTGCATCCGCAGGTGCTGTTGCGCAAAACGAAGTCGAAGAACTGGTAGTTACTGGCTACAAAGGCAGCTTGCAAAGTGCGACTAATGCCAAACGCGCCTCTACTTCATTGGTGGATTCGGTGTTCGCCGAAGACATAGGTAAGTTTGCCGATTCCAACATCGCAGAAGCCATTAACCGCATGCCCGGTATTCAAATTAGCCGCAACGTATTTGGCGACGGCACTAACGTATCTATTCGCGGATTGGGCACCAGCTTTACCAAGGTGACGCTGAATAATGCGCAGATTGCGGTGGCATCCGCTGGCAGTGTGGATTCACAAAACCAGAACCGCGAGATCGATCTGGATCTGTTCCCCACCGAGCTTTTTACCCGGTTTGATGTACAAAAAACCCCGACAGCGGGCATGCTGGAAGGAGGAGCTGCCGGTGTTATTAACATCCGTAACGCGCGCCCCTTTGATAACAGTGAACAAGGTTTTCACTCGGTAGTTAACGCCCAAGGCGTGTACACCGATATTAATAATGAGATCAGCCCGAAGCTGTCCGCTCTGGGAAGTTGGACTAATGACACCTTTGGTGTGCTGGGCGGTATTTCCGTTTTTAATAAAAAACTCACCACCGAAGGGTTTGAAACCATCGGTTGGACCAACCTGAATACCTCGCACCGTATTTGTGGCACCACACCGGGTACAGGCCAAACCCTGGCAACAACCGGTGGCTGTAATCCATCGGGCGGTAACAACTGGAATGTGGCGGGATTAATCCAGGACGCCAATGATCCGAACTTTGGTTACGGTGTTGTTCCGGCCAATGCCGGTGCTGGATTAACCGCGGGCACTATCATCGATCAGGCCTTCCTGCTGGATCAAAACCCCGGGCTGGATATCACCCAAATTTCCGAAGCCCTGATTCCCCGCCTGGGTCGCTTGGCTTATATGGATGGCGAACAGGATCGCGTGAGCGGCTTGCTGTCGTTTGAGCATCGTCCCAGCGATAGCATGCAATTTTATCTGGATATTATCGCCACCAATCAAACCCGTGATTTCAACCGTTTGGCACTGGCATTTATCGGGCGCAATGGCACCGCCATTCCGACCAACATGGTGTTGGACAGCAATAACGTCGTGCAGTCGGCTACCTTTGGCGGCGCGCGGTTCCTGCTGGAAGCTCGCCCCTACACCGAGGATTTGGATTTCTACAACATCAATCCCGGTGCGCATTTTGAATTTGGCGATGTGCACACACTGGACGTGCAGTTGAACTCCAGCCGCAGCGATTGGAAACGTTCGCAACCGACGGTGTTGGTCAACACACCGATCGGGCAGGTGGATTTTGTAAACGGCGAAGTTCCCAAATACAACTCGGCGGTAAATCTGAATGACCCCAATGCCGGTTGGACCTGGGACGGCGGCGGACGCGTGAATATTTCATTGGAGGAGCGCGATACCGAAACCGATGGTATCCATGTGGATTATCGTTTTGGCGATGCCGACAACAACATCAAATTTGGTTTGGCGCAGGACACTATCCGCCGCGCTATTCGCGGCTATGACAACAGTGGCCGCTGGGAAGATGTGGTGTGCCGCAATGGTCTGGATGCCGATGGCAATTCACCTACCACCAACCGTGCGCCTTGTAACGGATTGAACCCCAATTCGGCCGTGCCACAGTCAGAACTGGCCTCCTATTTGAAACCTGGCCCATTCGGTTTTATCAGTGTTGATTACGACCGCTTCTTTGCCGCAACCGATTATTACACCCTGGCCAAGGGCGCACCGGAAGGCGGTGGCTCAGCAACCGGGGCATCCACGGGTATTGTGGATGAAGATACGCTGGGCGGTTATCTGGAAGTAAACGCCAAAACAGAAATTGCCAATCGCGAGGCGCGGATTAATCTGGGGGGGCGCTACATAGAAACCGATCAGGTCATTGAAGGCCCTGTGTCTATCGCCGCGCAACCCAACGCCAACCCACCGGTAGAAGCACAGCGCTTCTACAGCAGCGTGTCCTCCAACTACAACTACTTCTTGCCCTCGCTGAACGTCAGCTTTGATGCTGCCGAGGATGTTGTCCTGCGTTTTGCAGCCTCCAAAACCATGACGCGCCCTAACCCCAGCGCTATGTTGCCCGCCACCAATTTTGGTGATCCTTCGGCGCAAAATGCGACGCAAGGTAACCCGGATTTGCAACCTTACCTCTCCACCAATATCGATATTGGCGGCGAATGGTATACCGGTGATGAGGGTTATGTTGGCCTGACCTTGTTTGGCAAACAAATGACCGGTTTTACCGTCAACAAAAATACCTCCGTACCCTTCTCGCAATTGCCGGTGGCGATTGGCAACCCCAATATGATTCCGTTTGACTCCCTGGCGCCAACAGCACAAGCAGCCATTATGAGTCGCGGTGGGCCAGATGTTGCACAGGTCATCGTCACGCAGCAAGTAAACTCCGATGGCAACCTGGAAATTGAAGGTGCGGAAGTGACCTGGGTACAACCGCTGGATATGATTTTGGAAGGCTTTGGCTTTAATGCCAACTACACCCATATCCATCAGCGCGGTGAAGGCAATGGTGCGCCGGCGCAAGCGATTGGCGTATCGCCGGAAACCTATAACTTCACGGCTTACTGGGAAAATTACGGCGCCTCTATTCGTTTAACCTATGTATGGAATGACGAGCAATGGGCATCGGGCCCGAATCAAAACGGTATTCCGTTCGCGCAATTAAAAACCGATGCCCGCGGCCAGTTAGACTTGTCAGCCAGTTACGACTTTGAAAAAGTAGCCGGCGCACCACAAGTTAGCCTCAGCATCACTAACCTGACCAGCGAGCCTATTCGCCAAACCTTCCATTACGATTCGGCGACCTTCAGCTATTACGACCCGGGTATGTTTGTCACCTTGGGTGTACGCGCATCCTTCTAA
- a CDS encoding Hsp20/alpha crystallin family protein, whose amino-acid sequence MNRLQLNPWNWFKHEDAGQQAPATTSASNEEKDNTTGSHPMLRLQREIDRLFDATFRDFNMPSLNNRWPKDGLFNITGFQAKLNVASDDKSYQISLEAPGLTEKDINLEINKGVLTIRGEKKEEKESSDKHYYRMERSFGSFQRVLTLPEDCNQDEISASMNHGLLEITIPRKALPPSESKRISINNKTN is encoded by the coding sequence ATGAACAGATTGCAACTCAACCCCTGGAACTGGTTTAAACATGAAGATGCCGGGCAACAAGCGCCCGCTACAACCAGTGCCAGTAATGAAGAAAAAGACAACACCACCGGCAGTCACCCCATGCTGCGGTTGCAGCGGGAAATTGACCGGTTATTTGATGCAACCTTTCGCGATTTTAATATGCCATCGCTCAACAACCGCTGGCCAAAAGATGGGTTATTTAACATCACTGGTTTTCAGGCCAAATTAAATGTTGCAAGCGATGACAAGAGTTACCAGATCAGCCTGGAGGCACCCGGCTTGACCGAGAAGGACATCAATCTGGAAATCAACAAAGGTGTACTTACTATTCGCGGTGAGAAAAAAGAGGAAAAAGAATCCAGCGATAAACACTACTACCGGATGGAGCGTTCTTTTGGCAGTTTTCAGCGTGTACTCACCCTGCCAGAGGATTGCAACCAGGACGAGATAAGCGCGTCCATGAATCACGGTTTGCTGGAGATTACTATTCCACGCAAGGCACTGCCACCGAGTGAAAGCAAACGCATTAGCATCAACAACAAAACCAACTAA
- a CDS encoding ABC transporter ATP-binding protein has protein sequence MLAVSKLKRAYGDFVAADEVSFTIAKGEIVGLLGHNGAGKTTVMKMLSGYLEPSAGTIQFQGLALADNLKTLQRKIGYLPENLPIYPEMSVAAYLDYAAELKGLQGAEKQRDIKRVIDATDIKNKLLAPIASLSRGYKQRVGVAQALLGRPALLILDEPTNGLDPQQTLQMRALIRTIAQEATVILSTHIMQEVDALCDRVLMMRAGRLVLDEKLSELRHARSLLLTTNQSGAELEPVLRCVTGVKTIEALGKNAHGEQLRIHLGDAADVQATTAALARLVLENNAELYQLQPETRDLESLFRDINNATLSAKETQEVDRAA, from the coding sequence ATGCTGGCAGTGTCAAAACTCAAGCGAGCCTACGGCGATTTTGTGGCGGCCGATGAGGTCAGTTTTACTATCGCCAAAGGTGAGATCGTAGGTTTGCTTGGCCACAATGGGGCAGGCAAAACTACCGTCATGAAAATGTTAAGCGGTTATTTGGAACCCAGTGCAGGAACCATCCAGTTCCAGGGGCTGGCGCTGGCGGATAACCTCAAAACCTTGCAGCGTAAAATTGGTTATTTGCCAGAAAATTTACCGATTTATCCTGAAATGTCGGTGGCCGCTTATTTGGATTACGCGGCCGAGCTTAAAGGTTTGCAGGGCGCGGAAAAACAGCGCGACATAAAGCGTGTGATTGACGCGACTGACATAAAAAATAAATTGCTGGCGCCCATTGCCAGTTTGTCGCGCGGTTACAAACAGCGCGTGGGGGTAGCACAAGCATTGCTCGGTCGCCCCGCACTGTTAATTCTGGATGAGCCCACCAACGGCTTGGACCCACAGCAAACCCTGCAAATGCGTGCGTTAATTCGCACTATTGCGCAGGAGGCGACAGTTATTTTATCCACCCACATTATGCAAGAAGTGGATGCCTTGTGTGACCGCGTATTGATGATGCGCGCGGGGCGCTTGGTATTGGATGAAAAATTGTCGGAGTTGCGCCACGCCCGCTCCTTGTTACTCACCACCAATCAATCCGGTGCTGAACTGGAGCCAGTGCTGCGCTGTGTAACTGGCGTAAAAACAATTGAAGCTCTCGGTAAAAATGCACATGGCGAGCAGCTGCGTATTCACTTGGGCGATGCCGCTGACGTGCAAGCCACTACGGCTGCACTGGCGCGTTTAGTATTGGAAAACAACGCGGAGTTATACCAGCTGCAACCCGAAACCCGCGACCTGGAAAGCCTGTTCCGCGATATCAACAATGCCACGCTGAGCGCGAAAGAAACGCAGGAGGTTGATCGTGCTGCCTAA
- a CDS encoding Gldg family protein: MLPNTTITKIAKKEIGLFFSSPIAYLFLAAFAAVSLFAFFWGEAFFARNIADVRPLFEWMPLLLIFLCSTITMRLWSEERRSGTLEHVLTQPVPLWHFVVGKFLGCVVLLVIALAITLPLPITVAVLGDLDWGPVAAGYVATLLLGAAYLSMGLFVSARSDNQIVSLISAVALCGVFYLLGSSAITNFMGNSAAEYLRLLATGARFDSIARGVIDLRDLYFYISLVLVFLALNTYALERERWAATGNKTHHGRWRSVTALLLINALAANLWLGQINSLRIDTTRGNQYSISTATEHYLQQLQEPLLLRGYFSGKTHPLLSPLVPQLRDLMKEYEVEGKGLVRVEFVDPVTDPELEQEANQKYAIQPVPFQISDRYQASLVNSYFNVLVQYGDEYQVLGFRDLIEVKSAGETDLDVQLRNPEHDLTRAIKKVLHSYQAGGNLFDTVKGELRFTAYVSADNRLPEALKKFKDLVSAEVNKQREKSGERLQLEFLDPDANGGELGQRIAQDYGFNPLATSLLSNERFYFYMTLAQGEQLVQIPLDDMSAASFERNFNAALKRFASGFTKTVALVTPAADMGGYYGAPAGPQFNQLQEFLGAELNVQREDLSDGSVSGEADVLLLAAPKELGEKELFAVDQFLMQGGTVIMASSPYSASVSQRSLSLQKHNSGVQQWLAHHGIRMEEKLVMDKQNLPFPIPVSRNLGGFSVQEMRMVDYPYFVDVRGQGLNAENPITSGLPQASLAWASPIALDADKNQQRLITELLRSSDSAWLSGDMNIVPQVNSDGLSRFIPVGEQKSHLLGVISQGRFDSFFAGKNSPLLVNTNANTNADTTAAGASEAEANNGDAALSTTQTVSSVIQHSLESARIILFSSNDFLSDAVINMTGMATGGQYLNSVQLLANTVDWALEDEGLVSIRARGNFNRTLPAMEQTSQAFWEYLNYALALGALLLVGLVQRQFKRRREQQYRQWLAN, encoded by the coding sequence GTGCTGCCTAACACTACGATTACAAAAATTGCCAAAAAAGAAATCGGTTTATTTTTTTCCTCACCGATCGCCTATTTATTTTTAGCCGCTTTTGCGGCTGTCAGTTTATTTGCCTTTTTTTGGGGTGAAGCTTTTTTTGCCCGCAATATTGCCGATGTACGCCCGTTGTTCGAATGGATGCCGCTCCTGCTGATTTTTTTATGCAGCACTATCACCATGCGTTTGTGGAGTGAGGAGCGCCGTAGCGGCACGCTTGAACATGTACTTACCCAACCCGTGCCGCTGTGGCATTTTGTGGTGGGTAAGTTTTTGGGCTGCGTTGTGTTGTTGGTGATTGCACTGGCGATCACTTTGCCGCTCCCCATTACTGTTGCAGTGCTGGGCGATTTGGATTGGGGGCCGGTAGCTGCGGGTTATGTGGCAACCTTATTGTTGGGTGCTGCTTACTTGAGTATGGGTTTGTTTGTATCTGCGCGCAGCGATAATCAAATAGTCAGTTTGATTAGCGCCGTGGCACTCTGCGGGGTTTTTTATCTATTGGGCAGCAGTGCAATTACCAATTTTATGGGCAATAGCGCCGCCGAATATTTACGATTGTTGGCAACCGGTGCGCGTTTTGATTCTATCGCCCGCGGTGTGATTGATCTGCGCGATTTGTATTTTTATATCAGCCTGGTGTTGGTATTTCTCGCCTTAAATACCTACGCTTTGGAGCGCGAACGCTGGGCGGCCACCGGCAACAAAACCCATCATGGTCGCTGGCGTTCTGTTACTGCGTTATTGTTGATCAATGCCTTGGCAGCCAATCTCTGGCTTGGCCAAATTAATAGCCTGCGTATTGACACCACTCGCGGCAATCAATATTCCATTTCTACTGCAACTGAACACTATTTGCAGCAACTGCAAGAACCCTTATTGCTGCGTGGTTATTTCAGCGGCAAAACCCATCCGCTGTTATCACCGCTGGTGCCGCAGCTGCGCGACTTGATGAAAGAATATGAAGTGGAAGGCAAGGGGTTAGTGCGCGTGGAATTTGTGGATCCGGTAACTGACCCGGAGTTGGAGCAAGAGGCAAATCAGAAATATGCCATTCAACCCGTGCCCTTCCAAATTTCGGATCGCTACCAAGCTTCGCTGGTAAATTCCTATTTCAACGTGTTGGTTCAGTATGGCGATGAATATCAAGTGCTGGGCTTTCGCGATTTAATTGAAGTAAAAAGTGCCGGCGAAACCGATTTGGATGTGCAACTGCGCAACCCCGAACACGATTTAACCCGCGCGATTAAAAAAGTGCTGCACTCTTATCAAGCGGGCGGCAATTTGTTTGACACAGTAAAAGGTGAGCTGCGTTTTACTGCCTATGTGTCAGCGGATAATCGCCTGCCTGAGGCGCTTAAAAAATTTAAGGATCTGGTTAGTGCTGAGGTGAATAAACAACGCGAAAAATCGGGCGAGCGTTTGCAGTTGGAGTTTCTCGACCCGGATGCCAATGGTGGTGAATTGGGGCAGCGCATCGCTCAGGATTATGGTTTTAATCCTCTGGCGACCAGTTTGCTCAGCAATGAACGTTTTTATTTTTACATGACCTTGGCGCAGGGTGAGCAGTTGGTGCAGATCCCGCTGGATGATATGAGTGCGGCAAGTTTTGAGCGCAACTTTAACGCTGCCCTGAAACGATTCGCTTCAGGTTTCACCAAAACCGTAGCGCTGGTGACTCCTGCGGCGGATATGGGCGGCTACTATGGTGCACCGGCGGGGCCGCAATTTAATCAGCTGCAGGAATTTCTCGGTGCAGAATTAAATGTGCAACGCGAGGATTTGTCCGACGGCAGTGTGAGCGGTGAGGCGGATGTATTATTGCTCGCTGCCCCCAAAGAACTGGGCGAAAAAGAATTGTTCGCGGTGGATCAATTCCTTATGCAAGGTGGCACGGTGATTATGGCCAGCTCGCCCTACAGCGCCTCGGTCAGCCAGCGCAGTTTGAGTTTGCAAAAACACAACAGTGGTGTGCAGCAATGGCTCGCCCATCACGGTATTCGCATGGAAGAAAAGTTGGTGATGGATAAACAAAACTTGCCTTTCCCAATTCCCGTGAGCCGCAATCTGGGTGGTTTCAGTGTGCAGGAAATGCGCATGGTGGATTACCCTTATTTTGTGGATGTGCGTGGGCAAGGTTTGAATGCGGAGAATCCCATCACCAGCGGTTTGCCACAGGCGAGTCTTGCATGGGCTTCACCTATCGCGCTGGATGCTGACAAAAATCAGCAGCGCCTAATTACCGAATTGCTACGCAGTTCGGACAGCGCATGGCTGAGTGGCGATATGAATATAGTGCCGCAAGTCAACAGCGATGGTTTGTCACGCTTTATTCCTGTGGGCGAACAAAAATCCCATTTGTTGGGTGTGATTAGTCAGGGCCGTTTTGATTCTTTTTTTGCCGGAAAAAATTCGCCCTTGCTGGTCAATACAAACGCAAACACAAACGCTGATACAACCGCGGCAGGAGCCTCCGAGGCTGAGGCAAATAATGGCGATGCGGCTTTATCTACTACACAAACAGTGAGCAGTGTTATTCAACACTCTCTGGAATCTGCACGCATTATTTTATTCAGCTCCAACGATTTCCTCAGCGATGCCGTCATCAATATGACCGGTATGGCCACCGGTGGGCAGTATCTTAATTCGGTGCAATTACTTGCCAATACGGTGGATTGGGCGCTGGAGGATGAAGGGCTGGTAAGTATTCGCGCACGCGGCAATTTCAACCGCACTCTGCCCGCGATGGAACAAACCAGCCAAGCCTTTTGGGAGTATTTAAATTACGCATTAGCGCTGGGTGCGCTGTTGTTGGTGGGGCTGGTGCAGCGACAGTTTAAGCGTCGTCGCGAACAACAGTACCGGCAGTGGCTGGCGAACTAA